The nucleotide window ataaatacaaaattCATGACCACTATTTATAAcgttaatttaaataattaattaatctaaaTATGAAGACTTGGTAAATGTAATGAATGCTTAAGGGACCCAATGTTAAGCATAGCAAATCACATTATTCTCACTATTGAGATGTGAAAAACAATATACAAGACATGACcgttatttatttaaaatatctcaCTATTCACACACACAATTTAGTTTCTACGGTTGTACCAAAAATTCCAAAATAATTTGaaagattatatattatgatcataatatgcaaaaaaataaaaaaaaatcaatctggTTAATAGAAGTAAATGTTGTACTAGTTGCGATAACTTAATtgcatatatcatatatgttacCTTTTCTCTTAGTTCATTTCTACAATCATCGGGTTAATTAACTTATTTATACACAGGATTCGATAACTCGGATTCGCCGTGTTGCTCGTTCTACAAAATCCGGCCGGCGCTGACATGTATTCCGGCGTCGACGTTGTGTAAAGACAGAAGCAAGTATGTGTTTTGGGATGAGTATCATCCCACCGATAAGGCGAACGAGCTCGTTGCTAATATTCTCATCAAAAGGTTTGATTTCATGCGTGCTGACGACGGTCCTTCCGACTCTCCTTCTCCCGCCCCGGATCTTGCTCCTTCTCCCGACGATAACTAACTGATTGATgtcttaattatatataatgattttCGGTTTATGTATATTTTGTTGATCATGTTGTGGAGAGTCACGTTTGtcctaaatatttaattaccatttttgTTTGGTGAAATAATGTGTTGTTTCTGTAATATCTTCATATTCTGTTGTGTGTCTTATAATAGTAAAGATATCATCATGCGTTGAGGTGGTTGTTGTGTCCTCCACTCCAATCTCCaccaaataaaactaaaacaacaGTAGCTCAGTGGATGACATAACGTTAGCTAAAGTTAATTGCGAAATCGTTTAATTACATAACCCGAAAAAGTGACCTTTCTAGACATGGGTTTCATAAAGTTGGagtcttaaaataatatttgatatcTTCGCATAGCCTTTTAGATTAAGATTCCATCATGTTAAATCTTGATACATAGCATATAAAATAGTGCTTATTAGTACAATTTTTGTAGGTGCTCTACATTATAATAAATTAGCAATCAGGGCAATATGATCTTGGAGTGTGACGGTTGTTAGCACCTGATCCTGGATAATCGTTAATCTCCTCAACATCCATCAACCTCCGTGTCCTTGTTCTTCTCTTGGGATCGATCTCAATTCGTCTCTAATGAAACCATtcagacaaacaaacaaaaaatcaagAACAAGAGTCAAAACACAGAAGAGATACGGTCTTTACTCACATTGTATGCGTTTGTGTATATGTGTGGAGTGGTTTCTTACCAGGTGAGTAGTCTCATTCAATTCTTGTCCTTTGGTTCCATAGCCGATCTGTTTCTCAGTTTCTGTAATAAGCAAGAAGTTAAAGCAAGAAAGAAAcataacaaagaagaagaaacttgagGAGGTTAAGAGAGACTGAAGGAGAAGTATTACAGACTTGGAGTAACTAGGACAGGCTTCAATACGATCACAAGAGACAGAACAGCTAAAACCAAGAATGTTCGAAGCTTTAAGAGTTGTCTTCTCGCCATCTTAAAAAAACAGAAGACGTGTTCTGTTTCTGCTCTGTTTCTTCAAGCAAATCTTTGTccgatatatatataacaccCATATGTGATCTTTCTTTAAAGATCAGGGTTTATCGTGGAAGaagatataaa belongs to Brassica rapa cultivar Chiifu-401-42 chromosome A07, CAAS_Brap_v3.01, whole genome shotgun sequence and includes:
- the LOC103830699 gene encoding uncharacterized protein LOC103830699; this encodes MARRQLLKLRTFLVLAVLSLVIVLKPVLVTPKTEKQIGYGTKGQELNETTHLRRIEIDPKRRTRTRRLMDVEEINDYPGSGANNRHTPRSYCPDC